In a single window of the Gossypium hirsutum isolate 1008001.06 chromosome D02, Gossypium_hirsutum_v2.1, whole genome shotgun sequence genome:
- the LOC107927768 gene encoding uncharacterized protein: protein MAFKSFPKLSILAVVFTLLLSHHLYEVSAATGGRMGGSSFSSESPPSHRNDDDYHHYNHHDLHHRHHHHYHHSQPGFPRSADQESGPTSAAVSYLILTIFMGVASVIVYSSTVQNRTSILQVQVGLSAKARSLQKELTEIASTTDTSTAKGWNIILEETVSSLLHHPHCYLHGYSSVTHHWTVGSAEQQFQRLSKEERLKFDVETLVNVNNIKRQRAVVPNGDKGDKDRIVVTVLVAAQGAHKLPTINTTDNVKEALQYLADISSSKIKGVEVLWSPQDETDSLSVEELLENYPQMRRI, encoded by the exons ATGGCTTTCAAGAGTTTCCCAAAGCTCTCCATTCTTGCTGTTGTTTTTACCTTACTATTATCCCACCACCTATATGAAGTCTCCGCTGCTACCGGTGGTCGGATGGGTGGCTCTTCTTTCTCTTCAGAGAGCCCGCCATCACACCGTAATGATGATGATTATCATCATTACAATCATCATGATCTTCATCACCGTCaccatcatcattatcatcattcCCAGCCTGGTTTCCCGAGGAGCGCCGATCAAGAGAGTGGTCCTACGTCGGCGGCtgtttcttatttaattttaaccattttcatGGGAGTAGCTTCAGTTATTGTATACAGTAGCACCGTGCAAAATCGAACAAGTATTCTTCAAGTTCAG GTTGGCTTGTCTGCGAAAGCCCGTTCGTTGCAAAAGGAACTCACCGAAATTGCCTCCACAACGGACACTTCTACTGCAAAGGGATGGAACATCATATTGGaag AAACCGTATCATCATTGCTTCACCATCCACATTGCTATCTTCATGGCTATTCATCT GTAACTCATCACTGGACTGTTGGAAGTGCTGAACAGCAATTTCAACGGCTTTCCAAGGAAGAACGCCTTAAATTTGATGTAGAGACACTGGTAAACGTCAACAACATTAAAAGGCAAAGAGCAGTTGTCCCAAATGGTGACAAAGGTGACAAGGACCGGATAGTG GTAACAGTTCTGGTGGCAGCTCAAGGTGCTCACAAACTGCCTACTATCAACACTACCGACAACGTGAAGGAAGCCTTACAATATTTGGCAGATATCAGCTCTAGCAAAATTAAG gGTGTAGAGGTGCTATGGAGCCCACAAGATGAAACTGATTCATTGTCAGTTGAAGAATTACTTGAAAATTACCCACAGATGAGGAGAATATGA
- the LOC107927767 gene encoding anthocyanidin 3-O-glucosyltransferase 5 — translation MVQSNQKPHLVLLSAPAHLQPVIELGKRLVTCQDVKATIIVASFVQSAPAESRMVQAALATKLFDVIHLPPADISNLVEPGDKGITSLSAAMHVVKPDFQAAILGLETLPTALVVHVFAIECLGIADELKIPKYVFVSTNAWFLATIVYTPVLDKEVEGEYADKKEPFALPGCSSIRAEDLPDPMLLRTKANYREYLKIGMEIPKADGILVNSWEELQPKTLASLRDGNLLAGVVKAPIFPVGPINSEGSSALKNELFDWLDKQPTDSVLYISFGSMGGLSLEQMLELAWGLELSQQRFIWVVRPPIEKSGSGSGPKFGNIGDDVSSYLPEGFISRIRDRGVIVPQWAPQVEILSHPSCGGFFTHCGWNSAIECITNGLPMIAWPLYAEQRMNATLLTEEMGIAVRSETLPSKGIVGREEIEKMVRKIFVDEAGRQMRARVKELKLSAEKAWSNDGSSYDALAKMVKHSQKKAIAIDV, via the coding sequence ATGGTGCAATCAAACCAAAAGCCCCATCTTGTATTACTATCCGCCCCTGCTCATCTCCAACCTGTTATTGAGCTCGGGAAACGCCTTGTCACTTGCCAGGATGTTAAGGCAACAATTATAGTTGCCTCTTTTGTCCAATCGGCTCCAGCGGAATCGCGTATGGTCCAAGCTGCGTTGGCTACAAAACTCTTCGATGTCATCCACCTCCCACCAGCTGACATCTCCAACCTCGTTGAACCTGGTGATAAGGGAATCACATCACTTTCTGCGGCCATGCATGTCGTCAAGCCTGATTTTCAGGCCGCTATATTGGGTTTGGAGACTCTGCCAACTGCTCTCGTCGTTCACGTCTTTGCGATCGAGTGTTTAGGAATTGCGGATGAGCTTAAGATCccaaaatatgtttttgtttcCACAAATGCATGGTTTCTTGCTACGATTGTATACACTCCGGTTCTAGACAAGGAAGTGGAAGGAGAGTATGCCGATAAGAAAGAACCATTTGCTCTTCCAGGTTGCTCGTCGATTCGAGCAGAAGATTTGCCAGATCCCATGTTGTTACGAACGAAAGCGAATTACCGTGAATACCTCAAAATAGGTATGGAGATTCCAAAGGCCGATGGGATTTTGGTGAACTCATGGGAAGAATTGCAGCCTAAAACACTAGCCTCTTTGAGAGATGGTAACCTCTTGGCTGGTGTTGTTAAGGCACCAATATTCCCAGTCGGCCCGATAAACTCCGAGGGGTCTTCGGCACTGAAGAACGAGTTATTTGACTGGCTGGACAAACAACCTACTGACTCAGTTCTTTACATATCTTTTGGAAGTATGGGAGGGCTCTCACTTGAGCAAATGTTGGAATTAGCTTGGGGTTTAGAGTTGAGCCAGCAAAGGTTTATATGGGTAGTTCGTCCGCCTATAGAAAAATCAGGCAGCGGCTCCGGTCCCAAGTTTGGGAACATTGGTGACGATGTGTCGAGTTACTTGCCTGAAGGGTTCATCTCAAGGATCCGAGACAGGGGAGTGATTGTTCCACAATGGGCCCCACAGGTGGAAATCCTGAGTCATCCATCATGCGGAGGATTTTTCACGCATTGTGGTTGGAATTCAGCAATAGAATGCATCACCAATGGATTGCCAATGATCGCTTGGCCACTATACGCTGAGCAAAGGATGAATGCTACATTGCTGACGGAGGAAATGGGCATAGCTGTTCGATCTGAAACCTTACCATCAAAGGGTATTGTGGGGAGGGAAGAGATAGAGAAGATGGTGAGGAAGATTTTTGTGGATGAGGCTGGACGCCAAATGAGGGCCAGAGTGAAGGAACTGAAACTTAGTGCTGAGAAAGCTTGGAGCAATGATGGTTCATCATATGATGCACTAGCTAAAATGGTGAAACACAGCCAGAAAAAAGCTATAGCAATCGATGTTTAA